The DNA window ATCTACCTCTATAATGTCACTTTTGGTCTTTTCATGTTGGATTGGTGGGAGCGTTACCTTTTCAGtatcctcttttattttatttgatcagaTAGATctgttttatttcatctttctgttttaattcattttgaattttgaatataGAATTCGAGTTTGCGAGTTCCTAAACTTTGGCAGATATTCTGATGATCGTGTTGATGTGGTTCATTTTCTACAATGGATCGCGATATGTCACTGACTTTTGCAAGAGGTAAGTGGCATCAATACTCTCACCATCTTTGAATTTGAATCGCCAGAAATTCAACTTTTTGAACTTGGAATTCTTTCAGATATAACTTTTTCAAAACTCGATCAATCCCTACTTAtctaacttgatttttctttaaagattCGATTAGACCAAATCCGGGTCCAGTTGATTTAATATCATATTGGGGGCAATCACTTTTTTGTAGCCACCATAGTTTAGTTGTGTCGTAGAGAAGGGATTGGATTAACTGGTCGCAATAGATAGTATACACGCCCTTTGAGCTCTGGATATTTGGCATGCTTGAAGAATTCATAGACTGGATTTAATACATTCCTTTGTTAGATTGGATTATTATTCTTTCCACTTGGCTAAGGAAAAGGTACTAGAATACCCTCATAGAACCATCCAGATCTTTAACAAGATTTATGCTTCCAGTGAAACTGGAAGTTCTAGACTTTGCATCTGGACCTCCCATTGAGTTTCTTTCATTGTAGCCCTTATTTTCGCTCTGTTGAAATCTGGGGATATTAGAAGCTATGCCCATGTATGTTTACAGCAGTACTAGGCCAGTATCTTGAGATTTAGCTGTCACCTGGGAAGTTAGGGCTTTAGTTCAAACAATCTCGCTGGTCCAGTATCCATTTTGTCAGGAATTTAATGACTTCGGCTCCAAATCCTCAAAAGACAAATCTTTTCTATTATTCTgttgtctttgaattttttacttcTTACTGCATTCCACACCCCTTCCCCCCCTCTAGTGAGTAAGTTGATACACATACAGATCATTGCCTTGTATATTGAACTAAGCTTTTGTGTTATTACAGTGTTGTGGATTTTAGAATTGAAATAGCAACCTGTAACAGCCAACACGTGTTGTTGGTGTTTTACAAGGATTATTCATAGTAGTagaaatttcaattatatcagGTTGTCAAGCAAT is part of the Populus trichocarpa isolate Nisqually-1 chromosome 2, P.trichocarpa_v4.1, whole genome shotgun sequence genome and encodes:
- the LOC18096580 gene encoding uncharacterized protein LOC18096580 isoform X2, which encodes MNWVQRKIYLYNVTFGLFMLDWWERYLFNILMIVLMWFIFYNGSRYVTDFCKRHLW
- the LOC18096580 gene encoding uncharacterized protein LOC18096580 isoform X1, with product MNWVQRKIYLYNVTFGLFMLDWWERYLFNILMIVLMWFIFYNGSRYVTDFCKRHLG